Proteins from a genomic interval of Raphanus sativus cultivar WK10039 unplaced genomic scaffold, ASM80110v3 Scaffold2585, whole genome shotgun sequence:
- the LOC130505791 gene encoding uncharacterized protein LOC130505791 yields MPLPWKKSKSGRITRFVSDLQQSPKRGGSLVVETGFPTSLIDLFVKNRDRLKKSSSKRNNEAQTQTVPTRLRVPSPPPPSLPQKLDPPSVTAASKIEEIPVSAESIDDGDSDGNGDRRGGGGGCVLTVVVIKVFFVAVLALSTKKLALGITLSAFSLLFLELLVARVFNLPNLRPDPQVRLHSLIGRNRKEKLEESSLVSFEIVESFEESRDCVEEASTLDEAKPVAEEEREMQEIRDVVFTKEKSKSGKLKSKIVKKLRSYKKKRKTKLKEKEEAQLGVEVVEEEEETYVREVSSLYPDDRIESEVSVGSNDPPLLESCEEIEKESGSKGDQTKAVVMIVIALAGLLSGKVLAIGLTLPSCLILKLVCCRFQTRL; encoded by the coding sequence ATGCCTTTGCCTTGGAAGAAATCGAAATCGGGTCGGATCACGAGATTCGTATCGGACCTCCAACAATCTCCGAAACGCGGCGGATCTCTCGTCGTCGAGACTGGATTCCCGACCTCTCTCATCGACCTCTTCGTCAAGAATCGCGATCGCCTCAAGAAATCTTCTTCTAAACGCAACAACGAAGCTCAGACACAAACCGTTCCGACACGACTGCGTGTTCCGTCTCCCCCTCCTCCTTCTCTGCCTCAGAAGCTCGATCCACCGTCGGTTACGGCGGCGAGTAAGATCGAGGAGATCCCCGTCAGTGCGGAGAGTATAGACGACGGCGACAGCGATGGAAACGGCGACCGtcgcggcggaggaggaggatgcGTTTTGACGGTGGTTGTGATTAAGGTTTTCTTTGTGGCTGTGCTCGCCCTGAGCACCAAAAAGCTAGCATTGGGGATCACTCTCTCCGCCTTCTCCCTCCTCTTCCTCGAGCTCTTGGTGGCGCGCGTGTTCAATCTCCCCAACCTCCGCCCCGACCCGCAGGTTCGGCTCCATTCGCTTATAGGGAGGAACCGTAAAGAGAAGCTAGAAGAATCATCATTGGTCTCTTTCGAAATCGTTGAAAGCTTTGAAGAATCGAGAGATTGCGTTGAGGAAGCGTCGACATTGGATGAGGCGAAACCTGTggcggaggaggagagagagatgcaGGAGATCAGAGACGTGGTGTTCACGAAAGAGAAGAGTAAAAGCGGGAAGCTCAAGTCGAAGATAGTGAAGAAGTTGAGGAGTtacaagaagaagaggaagacgaagctaaaagaaaaagaagaagcgCAATTAGGAGTAGAGgtagttgaagaagaagaagagacataTGTGAGGGAAGTGTCGAGTTTGTACCCTGACGATAGAATCGAGAGCGAAGTATCTGTTGGATCGAATGATCCGCCATTGCTGGAGAGCTGTGAAGAGATCGAAAAAGAATCTGGATCGAAAGGGGATCAAACGAAGGCGGTTGTGATGATAGTGATCGCTCTTGCTGGATTGTTAAGCGGGAAAGTCTTAGCTATTGGTCTGACACTACCTTCGTGTCTCATTTTGAAATTGGTCTGCTGCAGATTTCAGACTAGGCTCTGA